The sequence TGGGGTGAATAATATGTTACAATCGGTGCTTACAATTGGTGCAATACTTGTAGTTGCAGTTATTGTAGTAAGCTTAATTTTGCTAAAAGCTACACCAAAGGAAAGCTATGTGGGCTACTATCCTGGTATTTTGGTAGGGCTTGCAGGATTAGTATTCTTAACAATAGCTGCTGCATTCGGTAAAATTGAAATCATGGGCGCTGGTTTAGGGGGATGGGGCATTGCATCATTATTTTCTGCAGCGATTGGCCTCATTATAACAGCGTTAACAGACACTTATGCACATGCAAGGGTATAATGAAAAAAAAGCGGATAACCCGCTTTTTTTTCATTAGGAAATATATCCGTTTCTTTATTGTGAATAGTGTTTTTTGTACTTTAGAAAAGCACATTAGTTGCATAAATGGGTATACCCATTATGCTGTTCAACTTTCCCTTCCTTCATTAATCTTCCTATTGCCCGCTTGAAGGCGGCTTTACTTATGTGAAAGGTTGCTCGAATATCTTCAGGGTCACTTTTATCATCAAACGGTATCACACCGTCATTTGCTTTTAAGTGTTCGAGAATTTGGTCTGCGTCTTCTTGTATGCTTTCTCTTTTCAATGGGCGCAAGGAAACGTTTAGTGTACCATCATCCTTAACATCAATGACTCTTCCTTGTATATATTCTCCTAAACGCGGTTCTTTTTTTCGTTCTGTATAATGAATAAAACCACGATAATGCTCTGGAGTAATGATGGCAGAACCTTCTCTATTCGTTCGATAAACGGTACCTGAAATAGAGGCGTTTAATAAACTCTCAGGTGCTGGTTCTATTCTGCTAAATATCACTTGTTCTGTTGCAGGAATTGCAAGCA is a genomic window of Virgibacillus proomii containing:
- a CDS encoding CvfB family protein, yielding MKHLTGTIQSLTVDRIIDTGYVLTFETNEVLLHHQEADQELQPNQEVSVFLYLDKKGKTVATTKLPHVQMDVYGWSIVKQVTPNLGVFVDIGTTKEILVSKDDLPLYEKVWPQTDDKLFVTLGRDRKGRLLAIPATEQVIFSRIEPAPESLLNASISGTVYRTNREGSAIITPEHYRGFIHYTERKKEPRLGEYIQGRVIDVKDDGTLNVSLRPLKRESIQEDADQILEHLKANDGVIPFDDKSDPEDIRATFHISKAAFKRAIGRLMKEGKVEQHNGYTHLCN